In Fragaria vesca subsp. vesca linkage group LG5, FraVesHawaii_1.0, whole genome shotgun sequence, the genomic stretch GAATATATAGTAACTTCTGATCTTTGAAGATCAGTGATACAACCCAATTGTTTATGTCTCCATATATTATGATGCATACAATTTATACACTGTTTTGCATTTTAATGCTTTTATTTAGTTAAATTTCTAGATAAGGTATTTGATTTACAGCTTTCCGAACTCATTTTCATCTCTATTTGTCTCCCTCTGTACATTGCTGTAGAACTGAGTTTCCAGAAGAGTTGGAGAATGCAACATATATAATGCATCATTTTATTTCAAGAGGAAATACATGAGCAAGAGGGAGACCCAATAAACAAAGAACTAATCAGATCGATAGAGTGTGACACAGGACACACTACTACTGGAACAAGAACCCTGAAACCAGAAAAAAGTTTCTCTAAATCCAATCAGCTAGAAAACCAAACTGATGAGCTTGAGATCATGGTTTTTGGGCTGCTAAGGAACGCAAGTAGATGATACTAGCACTCAAGTATTCGATAAGCTTCTCTCTTTGTGGAATGCATTCTTTGATGAATGGAGTATGGATGAAGTTCTGACCCCATTCAAGGAGACATGGGAACCTCTCAGCTTCAAGTAGCTTCATGCCTCCAACTTCTTCCACAGTATTGAGCCAGTGAGGTATCCAACCCAGTACTAAATCCAGATACCCTATTTGTTCTCCACCGAAAAACTTCTTCCCTTCAATCTGCTTCTCAAGATGAGCTAATGATTCTAGAGCAGCCTCTATTGCCTTCTCCTTCCCCTCTCCTTCCGCCGTGCAAGCTGTCCATACTCCAAACACAACCTGCACACAAGAGAAACTTGATGCCAACAAGAATCCTCATTTCAGCACATATGTTCACACAGATTTGCTTATTAAGAAAAAGTACCTTCTCATCAGCAAACTTAGCCCAAAAACGTGCAGCAGCTCTGTCGAAAGGGTCCTGGGGAAGTAAGGGGTTCTCCTTCCATGTCTCATCGATGTACTCAAGGATCACTAGTGACTCCACAATGGGTGTGTCATGGTGCACAAGCACAGGGACCTTCTTGTGGACAGGGTTATACTTGAGCAGGACGGGGCTCTTATTTCTTAAATCTTCCTCTATAAACTCATACTCCACCCCTTTGAGCTTCAAAGCCCACTGAACCCTAGTGCAGAAAAAGCTTTGAGTTGTAGCAACCAGCTTCACTCCACCCATTTTTCGGCAACACCTCTCGATCAAAGCTGGTAGAAAATATGTGTATTGTGGAGAACTCTGTGCGACGTTTACTA encodes the following:
- the LOC101290952 gene encoding probable glutathione S-transferase-like, with product MGGVKLVATTQSFFCTRVQWALKLKGVEYEFIEEDLRNKSPVLLKYNPVHKKVPVLVHHDTPIVESLVILEYIDETWKENPLLPQDPFDRAAARFWAKFADEKVVFGVWTACTAEGEGKEKAIEAALESLAHLEKQIEGKKFFGGEQIGYLDLVLGWIPHWLNTVEEVGGMKLLEAERFPCLLEWGQNFIHTPFIKECIPQREKLIEYLSASIIYLRSLAAQKP